The Caproicibacterium lactatifermentans genome contains a region encoding:
- a CDS encoding lytic transglycosylase domain-containing protein, which produces MNRIRTPVSSRRERSARLRNRILIIIAVVAASAVLLCLCTVIIQRSRHKLELSSCPRGYAEYVEKEASNYHLESALIYAVIKQESNFDPKAVSSTGAIGLMQLMPDTFSWLSEDDGTASSGGKIYTQEDLYNPQINIHFGCKYLSILLKKYPNRTTALAAYNAGMGNVSGWLKNESLSSNGKTLDSIPFAETSKYTQKVTDYYFQYKRLYYTNGSGGTSSHR; this is translated from the coding sequence ATGAATCGGATAAGAACACCAGTTAGCTCCCGCAGAGAGCGCTCAGCCCGTCTGCGAAACCGCATTCTGATTATTATTGCCGTCGTTGCCGCTTCAGCGGTTCTTTTGTGTCTGTGTACCGTCATAATTCAGCGTTCCCGGCATAAACTGGAGCTTTCCTCCTGCCCACGCGGCTATGCGGAATACGTGGAAAAGGAAGCGTCAAACTACCATTTGGAGTCAGCACTGATTTATGCGGTGATTAAGCAGGAGAGCAACTTCGACCCGAAGGCAGTATCTTCTACTGGTGCCATAGGCCTGATGCAGCTGATGCCGGACACCTTTTCGTGGCTTTCGGAAGATGACGGGACCGCCTCCAGCGGCGGAAAAATATATACGCAGGAGGATTTGTACAATCCGCAGATAAACATTCATTTTGGCTGCAAGTACCTTTCCATTCTGCTGAAAAAATATCCGAACCGCACAACTGCGCTGGCGGCATATAATGCCGGCATGGGAAATGTGAGCGGCTGGCTGAAAAATGAAAGCTTGTCCTCTAACGGCAAAACGCTGGACAGCATTCCATTTGCGGAAACCAGCAAATACACACAAAAAGTGACAGACTATTATTTTCAATATAAAAGGCTCTATTATACGAATGGTTCCGGTGGCACATCCAGCCACAGATAG
- the coaE gene encoding dephospho-CoA kinase (Dephospho-CoA kinase (CoaE) performs the final step in coenzyme A biosynthesis.): protein MTDCVIGLTGPTGAGKSTWTAAFRALGCAVIDCDALAGQVTEEPKVQQALQKEFGADVVKDGVLNHRLLAARAFVDAQSVKRLNAVTHPAIGADIDRLMRHYKQLNLPAIIIDAPLLFEGKLDTLCSMTAAVLAPRELRLARIQGRDGITKAEAERRMASQHDDHFFQQHADEILDGSAPAEQIPALAAQKLQDWLGKCI, encoded by the coding sequence TTGACTGACTGCGTCATTGGTCTGACCGGCCCGACAGGTGCAGGAAAATCGACCTGGACGGCCGCGTTCCGTGCGCTTGGCTGTGCGGTTATTGACTGTGACGCACTGGCAGGACAGGTTACGGAAGAACCCAAAGTACAGCAGGCGCTGCAGAAAGAATTCGGTGCGGACGTGGTTAAGGACGGCGTCCTGAATCACCGCCTACTGGCCGCGCGCGCTTTTGTGGACGCACAGTCTGTAAAAAGGCTGAATGCCGTTACGCACCCGGCAATCGGCGCCGATATTGACCGGCTAATGCGGCATTATAAGCAGCTTAACCTGCCGGCTATCATTATTGATGCACCGCTGCTTTTTGAAGGCAAGCTGGACACCCTGTGCAGCATGACCGCTGCTGTTTTGGCACCGCGGGAGCTGCGGCTTGCGCGGATTCAGGGGCGTGATGGTATTACCAAAGCGGAGGCGGAGCGGCGCATGGCTTCTCAGCATGATGACCACTTTTTCCAGCAGCATGCAGATGAGATTCTGGACGGTTCTGCACCGGCAGAACAGATTCCAGCTCTGGCAGCCCAAAAACTGCAGGACTGGTTAGGTAAATGTATATGA
- a CDS encoding L-threonylcarbamoyladenylate synthase, protein MQTESLQADDKGFARAAEILRAGGLVGMPTETVYGLAANALDSTAVTKIFAAKGRPADNPLIVHIAKFEQIYDLVKEVPPAAKKLAEVFWPGPMTMVLPKADCIPDTVSAGMPTVAIRFPSHPAAQRLIRESGLPLAAPSANTSGRPSPTTAQHVLHDLGGKIDAVLDGGSCGVGVESTVITLATNPPRLLRPGGITLEQLRSVLGTVDMDDAVLHPLKPGVRAASPGMKYKHYSPKADVIILDGNDEQYIRYVNAHAAPGVMALCYDGDDASLKVPAICYGSRTNDSAKAHELFDALRSFDERGATTVYARCPAPKGVGLAVYNRLIRAAGFEVIHLD, encoded by the coding sequence TTGCAGACAGAATCCTTACAGGCAGATGATAAGGGCTTTGCCCGTGCCGCGGAAATTCTGCGGGCCGGCGGGTTGGTCGGCATGCCTACGGAAACAGTCTACGGCTTGGCGGCGAATGCGCTGGACAGCACAGCTGTCACAAAGATTTTCGCAGCGAAAGGACGTCCGGCGGATAATCCGCTGATTGTCCATATCGCAAAGTTTGAACAGATTTATGATTTGGTAAAAGAAGTGCCCCCCGCCGCCAAAAAACTGGCGGAGGTATTTTGGCCGGGCCCTATGACCATGGTTTTACCGAAAGCCGACTGTATTCCGGATACTGTCAGTGCCGGAATGCCGACAGTCGCCATCCGGTTCCCATCCCACCCGGCTGCCCAGCGGCTGATTCGGGAAAGCGGTCTGCCATTGGCGGCACCCTCGGCCAACACTTCCGGCCGGCCTAGCCCAACAACTGCACAGCACGTTCTGCACGACCTCGGCGGCAAAATTGACGCGGTACTGGACGGCGGTTCCTGTGGTGTCGGTGTGGAGAGCACAGTCATTACACTGGCAACAAATCCGCCGCGTTTGCTGCGTCCGGGCGGCATCACGCTGGAGCAGCTGAGAAGCGTTTTGGGAACGGTGGATATGGACGATGCTGTTCTGCATCCGCTGAAACCCGGTGTACGTGCGGCTTCTCCGGGAATGAAGTACAAACATTATTCACCGAAGGCAGATGTCATTATCCTGGACGGAAATGATGAACAGTATATTCGGTATGTCAATGCACATGCGGCGCCTGGCGTTATGGCTTTGTGCTATGACGGTGATGACGCGTCGCTGAAAGTACCGGCTATCTGTTATGGCAGCCGTACCAATGACAGTGCAAAGGCACATGAACTGTTTGATGCCCTGCGCAGTTTCGATGAGCGCGGTGCCACCACAGTTTATGCCCGCTGTCCGGCGCCAAAGGGCGTTGGACTGGCTGTTTATAACCGCTTAATTCGTGCGGCAGGGTTCGAGGTGATTCACCTTGACTGA
- the prfA gene encoding peptide chain release factor 1, translated as MFENLAVFTKRLEELNVRLCDPTVAADQNLYAQLMKEYSELEPLVTHYRRFLRAQKAKQEAQEILTDSASRDLHGLAFQQLKEAEQDLDRLTEEIKILLLPKDPNDEKNVIVEIRGGAGGEEAALFSAVLYRMYTMYAQNRGWKTETLNLNETELGGYKEISSMVTGQGAWSRLKYESGVHRVQRVPETEAQGRIHTSTATVAVLPEADEVELKIDPKDLQIDTFRSSGAGGQHINKTSSAIRITHLPTGMVVECQDERSQYKNKDKAMRVLRSRLLHIKQQKHDDAIASERRSQVGTGDRSERIRTYNYPQGRVTDHRIGLTLYRLEDVLNGALDQIIDPLIAADRAQQMKITMEQESGSI; from the coding sequence ATGTTTGAAAACCTTGCCGTTTTTACAAAGCGGCTGGAAGAACTGAATGTGCGTCTGTGCGACCCAACTGTGGCAGCGGACCAAAACCTGTATGCACAGCTGATGAAAGAGTACAGCGAGCTGGAACCGCTGGTGACGCATTATCGCCGCTTTCTGCGGGCACAAAAGGCGAAGCAGGAAGCACAGGAAATCCTGACGGACAGCGCCAGCCGGGACCTGCACGGTCTTGCCTTCCAGCAGTTGAAAGAAGCCGAACAGGACCTTGACCGGCTGACGGAAGAAATTAAAATTCTGCTGCTGCCTAAGGACCCCAATGATGAGAAAAATGTCATTGTTGAGATTCGCGGCGGTGCCGGCGGGGAAGAGGCGGCGCTTTTTTCGGCCGTCCTGTACCGTATGTATACCATGTATGCGCAAAACCGCGGCTGGAAAACGGAAACGCTAAACCTAAACGAAACAGAACTGGGCGGCTACAAGGAGATCAGCTCTATGGTAACCGGGCAGGGCGCATGGTCCCGCCTGAAGTATGAAAGCGGTGTGCACCGTGTACAGCGTGTGCCGGAAACCGAGGCGCAGGGCCGAATTCACACCTCCACTGCCACCGTTGCCGTGCTGCCGGAAGCGGACGAAGTGGAACTGAAAATAGACCCCAAAGACCTGCAGATTGACACGTTCCGTTCCAGCGGAGCCGGCGGTCAGCACATCAATAAAACCAGTTCTGCTATTCGTATAACGCATCTGCCGACAGGCATGGTCGTAGAGTGTCAGGACGAACGCAGCCAGTATAAAAACAAGGACAAAGCCATGCGTGTCCTGCGCAGCCGTCTGCTGCATATAAAACAGCAGAAGCACGATGACGCGATTGCATCAGAGCGCCGCAGCCAGGTGGGCACCGGTGACCGCAGCGAGCGCATCCGCACCTATAATTATCCACAGGGTAGGGTGACGGACCATCGTATTGGTTTGACGCTTTACCGGCTGGAGGACGTGTTGAATGGTGCACTGGACCAGATTATTGACCCGCTGATTGCGGCGGACCGTGCACAGCAGATGAAAATAACAATGGAGCAGGAATCGGGCTCTATATAA
- a CDS encoding DUF951 domain-containing protein, translating into MDVRPGDLLLMKKPHPCGCSTFLVLRVGMDFKIRCTGCGHEVMLPRRKCEKNIRKITHASVEKQPHS; encoded by the coding sequence ATGGATGTTCGTCCTGGTGACCTCCTGCTGATGAAAAAGCCGCATCCGTGTGGCTGCAGCACTTTTCTGGTGCTGCGTGTCGGCATGGACTTCAAAATTCGCTGTACCGGCTGCGGGCATGAAGTTATGCTGCCGCGGCGGAAATGTGAGAAAAACATACGAAAAATCACACATGCTTCTGTAGAGAAACAACCCCACAGCTGA
- a CDS encoding biotin--[acetyl-CoA-carboxylase] ligase gives MSTDISLTPQAVRQGLCTHTLGQTVRCLQTTVSTNEDVKEAARSGAPDGMVVTAEHQTGGKGRLGRSWDSPQNGGLYFTILLRGAHLPQAVTMVPLLSGFAVCTALRKSFSADARIKWPNDVVIGSRKVCGILCEGGTDASGSSWAISGIGVNVNNPAFPPELQKRATSLLLETGQQYTRCAVLQRILEKMEPLLESGSLPESYAPLCVSLGRQVSYFRGKQKYTGTACSITPAGELLVRLPDGQTETVNSGEVTVQGIYGE, from the coding sequence ATGAGTACAGATATTTCTTTGACACCGCAGGCTGTCCGTCAGGGCCTATGTACACATACACTCGGGCAAACGGTCCGCTGCCTGCAAACCACGGTTTCAACCAATGAGGACGTAAAAGAAGCAGCTCGGTCCGGTGCTCCGGACGGCATGGTTGTCACGGCAGAACACCAGACCGGCGGAAAGGGACGACTCGGCCGCAGCTGGGACAGCCCCCAAAACGGCGGCCTGTACTTTACCATTTTGCTGCGCGGGGCACATCTGCCGCAGGCGGTCACTATGGTCCCCCTGTTGAGCGGATTCGCCGTATGCACCGCTTTGCGGAAGTCATTTTCCGCCGACGCCCGCATCAAATGGCCAAATGATGTTGTCATCGGCAGCCGCAAAGTCTGCGGTATTTTATGTGAGGGCGGCACGGATGCTTCCGGCAGCTCATGGGCCATTTCCGGTATCGGCGTGAATGTAAACAATCCGGCGTTTCCGCCGGAACTGCAAAAGCGTGCTACTTCCCTGTTGCTTGAAACCGGCCAACAGTACACACGCTGTGCAGTGCTGCAGCGAATCCTGGAAAAAATGGAGCCTTTGCTGGAAAGCGGCTCTCTGCCGGAAAGCTATGCCCCGCTCTGCGTTTCTCTGGGTCGGCAGGTCTCTTATTTCCGGGGAAAGCAAAAATACACTGGCACTGCCTGCAGCATTACACCGGCAGGAGAGCTGCTGGTACGTTTGCCGGACGGTCAAACAGAAACGGTCAATTCCGGTGAAGTCACGGTACAGGGCATTTACGGCGAATAA
- a CDS encoding mechanosensitive ion channel family protein — protein sequence MTNLFHLIGTNMLSFLPRLLEAALVFGIGWWLSGVVRHICVKMLQRAQRDSAVVSFLSSTVKVTVRIIVIIMALSSLGLNTGAIIGAFSALGLGVSLAMKNNMANIACGVQMLFTKPFHAGDYIAAEGVEGTVERMELMFTTLRTFDNKEIVFPNARLCDSVVTNYTAMDKRRVDFDFGISYSDDLAGAKALLLQIAEEDSRVLKVPAPLVAVNKHEKSALLLTAHFWCKTEDYWDVYYAVQEKVKLAFDEHGYHIPFPQVDVHLPAEDSPKQAG from the coding sequence ATGACAAATCTGTTTCATCTGATTGGTACGAATATGCTTTCTTTTCTGCCGCGTCTGTTGGAAGCAGCGCTCGTTTTTGGAATCGGCTGGTGGCTCAGCGGGGTAGTACGGCATATCTGCGTGAAGATGCTTCAGCGTGCGCAGCGGGATAGTGCGGTTGTTTCCTTCCTTTCCTCAACGGTGAAAGTAACCGTGCGGATTATCGTTATTATTATGGCGCTGTCCTCCCTGGGCCTAAACACCGGTGCCATTATTGGGGCATTCAGTGCGTTGGGACTTGGCGTCAGCCTTGCCATGAAGAATAATATGGCGAATATTGCCTGCGGCGTACAAATGCTTTTTACAAAGCCGTTCCATGCCGGTGACTACATTGCGGCAGAGGGCGTGGAGGGTACCGTGGAGCGTATGGAGCTGATGTTTACAACGCTGCGTACTTTTGACAATAAAGAAATTGTGTTTCCCAATGCCCGGCTGTGTGACAGTGTCGTTACAAATTATACGGCGATGGACAAGCGGCGGGTGGACTTTGATTTCGGCATCAGCTACAGCGATGACTTGGCGGGAGCCAAAGCACTGCTCCTGCAAATCGCAGAGGAAGACAGCCGCGTGCTGAAAGTTCCAGCACCGCTGGTGGCGGTCAACAAACACGAGAAAAGCGCGTTGCTGCTGACCGCACATTTCTGGTGTAAAACGGAGGACTACTGGGATGTGTACTATGCGGTGCAGGAAAAAGTGAAGCTTGCGTTTGATGAGCACGGCTATCACATTCCATTCCCGCAGGTAGATGTGCATCTTCCTGCAGAAGATTCCCCCAAACAGGCGGGCTGA
- a CDS encoding class I SAM-dependent rRNA methyltransferase: MKNRDFPQVTVTKKAEDSIVGGHPWIYDTEVTPIGQAPQDGTLTDVLSTKDRYMGTGFYNSHSKIRVRLISRNANDTFDAAFFKRRIQYAWDYRKTVMGPDADCCRIIFGEADQFPGLTVDRFHNILVTQTLSLGIERLKPMLFQALYEVLTQDGQRIDGIYERNDVAIRELEGMQQGKGFYQLPGVPMPESTVTEITENGIRYLVDFENGQKTGFFLDQKYNRRAVAQLAKGRTVLDCFTHTGSFALNAAKGGAAHVHAVDISADAVAMTKENICRNGMETIIDCEQANVFDLLPSLQPKKYDFIILDPPAFTKSRKTVRSASRGYKEINLRAMRLLPRGGYLATCSCSHFMTDSLFRRMLHDAAADAGVALRQIEARQQAPDHPVLWNVPETDYLKFYLFQVV, from the coding sequence ATGAAAAATAGAGATTTTCCACAGGTAACCGTGACAAAAAAAGCAGAGGATTCTATTGTCGGTGGGCACCCGTGGATTTATGATACAGAGGTCACACCAATTGGGCAGGCACCGCAGGATGGGACCCTGACAGATGTCCTTTCCACAAAGGACAGATACATGGGAACAGGCTTTTATAACAGCCACAGCAAAATTCGGGTACGGCTGATTTCGCGCAATGCAAACGACACCTTTGACGCAGCATTTTTTAAACGGCGTATTCAGTATGCGTGGGATTACCGGAAAACGGTTATGGGGCCGGACGCCGACTGCTGTCGTATCATTTTCGGGGAAGCGGACCAGTTTCCGGGACTGACGGTGGACCGCTTTCACAATATCTTGGTGACGCAGACGCTTTCGCTGGGAATTGAGCGCTTGAAACCCATGCTGTTTCAGGCACTGTATGAAGTGCTGACACAGGACGGACAAAGAATAGATGGCATTTATGAGCGAAACGATGTGGCAATCCGGGAGCTGGAAGGAATGCAGCAGGGAAAAGGCTTTTATCAGTTGCCAGGCGTTCCGATGCCGGAAAGTACGGTCACGGAGATTACAGAGAATGGCATTCGCTATTTGGTCGATTTTGAAAATGGACAGAAGACCGGCTTTTTCCTCGACCAAAAGTATAACCGGCGGGCTGTTGCGCAGCTGGCAAAAGGCAGAACAGTACTGGACTGCTTTACGCATACCGGTTCCTTTGCCCTGAATGCTGCCAAGGGCGGTGCTGCCCATGTTCATGCTGTGGATATCAGCGCGGACGCTGTTGCCATGACAAAAGAAAACATTTGCCGCAATGGAATGGAAACGATCATTGACTGCGAGCAGGCCAATGTGTTTGACCTGCTGCCGTCTTTGCAGCCAAAGAAATATGACTTTATTATTTTAGACCCGCCGGCCTTTACGAAGAGCAGAAAAACAGTCCGTTCCGCTTCCCGTGGATATAAGGAAATCAACCTGCGGGCCATGCGGCTGCTTCCACGCGGCGGCTATCTTGCCACCTGCTCCTGTTCCCACTTTATGACGGACTCCCTTTTCCGCCGAATGCTGCACGATGCTGCGGCAGACGCCGGTGTTGCCCTCCGGCAGATTGAAGCACGCCAGCAGGCACCGGACCATCCGGTACTGTGGAATGTGCCCGAAACAGACTACCTGAAATTCTATTTATTCCAGGTCGTATAA
- a CDS encoding RICIN domain-containing protein has translation MAAKKTATEKFSSKNSFYQILSRQCGNAVSVEGRNEGNGTLLTMDVPDQKAKEQEWKIVPAAGGFCRIQNVATGCCLDLIEGGTENGTWLHQWETCDTDTQLWKLEPASDGFYKIISKAAGRCVDIVDISSEAGAHLQIWEQVSGENQEWKLSEIPMASETKKARKHRGTSRKATKAKKPAAKPAETTTVKTEKPAVAATSLSSIKSFIEETPAVARTAFPVVKEGPKTMIKPEEPKKAQATAPHAEKENKKNNK, from the coding sequence ATGGCAGCAAAAAAAACCGCAACCGAAAAGTTCTCTTCTAAAAATAGTTTTTATCAGATTCTTTCCCGCCAGTGCGGCAACGCAGTCAGCGTAGAAGGCCGCAATGAGGGCAACGGCACGCTGCTTACCATGGACGTCCCTGACCAGAAAGCAAAAGAACAAGAGTGGAAGATTGTTCCTGCTGCGGGTGGCTTCTGCCGCATTCAAAATGTTGCTACTGGCTGTTGCCTGGATTTAATCGAGGGCGGTACAGAAAACGGCACATGGCTGCACCAGTGGGAAACATGTGACACAGACACACAGCTGTGGAAACTGGAACCCGCTTCCGACGGGTTTTATAAAATCATCTCTAAAGCAGCTGGACGGTGCGTAGATATTGTAGATATTTCCAGTGAAGCGGGTGCCCACCTGCAGATTTGGGAACAGGTCAGCGGCGAAAATCAGGAATGGAAATTGTCGGAAATTCCTATGGCCAGTGAAACAAAAAAAGCAAGAAAGCACCGCGGCACTTCCCGCAAAGCGACAAAAGCCAAAAAGCCCGCAGCAAAACCGGCAGAAACAACCACTGTAAAAACAGAAAAGCCTGCTGTTGCGGCAACTTCACTTTCCTCTATCAAATCTTTCATTGAGGAAACGCCTGCCGTTGCACGGACTGCTTTCCCCGTTGTAAAAGAAGGGCCAAAAACAATGATTAAACCGGAGGAACCGAAAAAGGCGCAGGCCACAGCTCCCCATGCGGAAAAAGAAAACAAAAAAAACAATAAATAA
- a CDS encoding AbrB/MazE/SpoVT family DNA-binding domain-containing protein: protein MKSTGIMRKVDELGRIVLPKELRKALDIKEKDPLEIFVGESGEIILRKYQPACIFCNGMDGIITYKGHNVCHHCMEKLARRLEEDDD, encoded by the coding sequence ATGAAATCAACAGGAATTATGCGTAAGGTAGATGAACTGGGCCGTATTGTGCTGCCAAAGGAACTGCGGAAAGCATTAGATATTAAGGAAAAGGATCCACTGGAAATCTTTGTCGGCGAAAGTGGCGAAATTATTCTTCGCAAATATCAGCCTGCCTGCATTTTCTGCAACGGGATGGACGGCATTATCACGTATAAGGGACACAACGTCTGCCATCACTGCATGGAAAAACTGGCACGCCGTTTAGAAGAAGACGACGACTGA
- a CDS encoding nucleoside recognition domain-containing protein, translated as MMCFWTGLMYAAEQGGLTRLLAKVLSPLLRCLFPKLKRSSSALGAICMNLTANLLGLGNAATPLGLAAMQELKKESQTPAGTADNAMVLFVVLNTASLQLVPTFLATLRSKYGAAQPFDILPVIWITSVCALLTAVTAAKLMERRFCG; from the coding sequence ATGATGTGTTTCTGGACTGGACTGATGTATGCCGCGGAACAGGGCGGCCTTACCCGCCTACTTGCGAAGGTGCTTTCTCCCTTGCTGCGCTGTCTTTTCCCAAAACTGAAACGCAGCAGTTCCGCGCTGGGCGCTATTTGTATGAACTTGACCGCTAACCTTCTGGGACTCGGCAACGCCGCCACCCCTCTTGGCCTTGCCGCCATGCAGGAACTGAAAAAAGAAAGCCAAACACCCGCCGGCACAGCTGACAATGCAATGGTCCTATTTGTCGTTCTGAATACCGCTTCCCTGCAGCTGGTTCCCACCTTTCTGGCTACTCTGCGCAGCAAATACGGGGCGGCCCAGCCATTTGACATTCTGCCGGTCATCTGGATTACTTCCGTATGTGCACTTTTGACGGCTGTAACCGCGGCGAAGCTGATGGAGAGGCGTTTCTGTGGATAA
- a CDS encoding spore maturation protein has translation MDKLGTYVLPISVVCLVAFCVLRKVPVFDSFVCGAKQGLKTAVGILPTLIGLITGITMLQASGALDLLAKALAPLTCRIGLPSAVVPLILMKPVSGSGSTAVLTQILQQYGADSLTGRIAAALAGSTETAFYCIAVYYGSIGIKKTRHTLPAALLGDLAACLVAPLAVHLVFYA, from the coding sequence GTGGATAAGCTAGGAACTTACGTCCTTCCGATATCCGTAGTCTGTTTGGTCGCGTTCTGTGTCCTGCGAAAAGTGCCCGTCTTTGATTCCTTTGTATGCGGCGCAAAGCAGGGGCTAAAAACTGCGGTTGGCATTCTGCCTACTTTAATTGGATTGATAACCGGTATTACGATGCTGCAGGCTTCCGGTGCACTGGACTTGCTGGCAAAAGCGCTGGCACCGTTGACATGCCGCATTGGCCTGCCATCGGCGGTGGTGCCGCTGATTCTGATGAAGCCGGTTTCCGGCAGCGGCTCTACCGCTGTGCTGACTCAAATTCTGCAGCAGTATGGTGCCGACAGCTTGACTGGACGCATTGCCGCGGCGCTTGCTGGCAGCACAGAAACCGCTTTCTATTGTATTGCTGTATACTACGGAAGCATTGGCATCAAAAAGACACGGCACACCCTGCCGGCGGCGCTTTTAGGGGACTTGGCCGCCTGTCTTGTGGCGCCGCTTGCTGTCCACCTTGTCTTTTACGCATAA
- a CDS encoding M24 family metallopeptidase: protein MIKIHQKRLKAVTENMKRRGLPQILVSSTASVYYLTGLWIEPMERLLVLYIRDNGECALFGNALFGLTPGGDVPLYIHTDADDPLTDLAKVVRSGVLGVDKSWPSCHLLSLMKQRPDVTPKLGSAPVDEARMLKDEKEIKALRSASRINDEVMEASLKAVREGAVEKEMAAFVEHQFALHGADRATEGMITSFGPNCADPHHSPDNTLVKRGDSMVFDIYIPIQRYWCDMTRTVFFKEISDGDRRIYETVLKANLAAEAMIRPGVMMCDIDRTARQVIEDAGYGPYFTHRLGHGLGIDCHEPPDNGASCQMLAQAGMVFSVEPGIYLPGKMGVRIEDLVLVTPDGCEVLNHYTKDLQVLCK from the coding sequence ATGATTAAAATTCATCAAAAGCGGCTGAAGGCGGTTACGGAAAACATGAAGCGGCGCGGTCTGCCGCAGATTTTGGTATCTTCTACGGCATCGGTCTACTATTTGACTGGCCTATGGATAGAGCCAATGGAACGCCTGCTCGTCCTATACATCCGGGACAACGGCGAGTGCGCACTGTTCGGCAATGCGCTGTTTGGTCTGACGCCTGGCGGAGATGTGCCGCTGTATATACATACGGATGCAGACGACCCGCTTACAGACCTTGCAAAGGTTGTTCGCTCCGGTGTGCTGGGTGTGGACAAGAGCTGGCCCAGCTGTCATCTGCTTAGCCTGATGAAGCAGCGCCCGGACGTAACGCCGAAACTTGGCAGCGCCCCGGTGGATGAAGCCCGTATGTTGAAGGATGAAAAAGAAATTAAAGCACTGCGCAGTGCTTCTCGTATCAATGATGAAGTAATGGAAGCATCTTTAAAAGCTGTCCGCGAAGGGGCCGTTGAAAAAGAAATGGCCGCTTTTGTGGAGCATCAGTTTGCTTTGCATGGCGCAGACCGCGCAACGGAGGGCATGATTACTTCGTTTGGGCCGAACTGCGCGGACCCGCACCATTCTCCGGATAATACACTGGTCAAGCGCGGCGATTCTATGGTGTTTGATATTTATATTCCCATTCAGCGTTATTGGTGTGATATGACGCGAACCGTTTTCTTTAAAGAAATCAGTGACGGGGACCGCCGCATTTATGAAACCGTTTTAAAGGCGAATTTAGCGGCGGAAGCAATGATTCGTCCCGGTGTTATGATGTGTGACATCGACCGCACTGCGCGTCAGGTTATTGAGGACGCGGGTTATGGGCCGTACTTTACCCACCGGCTTGGACACGGCCTTGGTATTGACTGCCATGAACCGCCGGACAACGGCGCTTCCTGTCAAATGCTCGCGCAGGCCGGCATGGTTTTCTCCGTGGAACCGGGCATTTATCTGCCCGGGAAGATGGGTGTGCGGATTGAGGACCTTGTGCTGGTAACACCAGACGGCTGTGAGGTACTGAATCATTACACAAAGGACCTGCAGGTCCTCTGCAAATAA
- a CDS encoding deoxyribonuclease IV yields MFLGMHVSASAGFLHMGKEALSVGANTFQFFTRNPRGGKAKTLDPQDAAALCSFLQENHFGPIVAHAPYTMNACAAKPEVRDFAFRAMKDDLSRMEYLPGNYYNFHPGSHVGQGVETGIQKITGVLNTVLTPEQHTTVLLETMAGKGTEVGRSFEELRAILDGVQLTDKVGVCLDTCHVYDAGYDIVNDLDGVLETFDRVIGLQRLKAVHLNDSKNPYASHKDRHESIGNGSLGLAALVRVLTHPALCGLPFILETPQDTAGHGKEIALLRAAVYAKKE; encoded by the coding sequence ATGTTTTTGGGTATGCATGTATCCGCCTCAGCCGGTTTTCTGCACATGGGAAAAGAGGCGCTCTCCGTTGGTGCGAACACATTTCAGTTTTTTACCCGCAATCCACGCGGCGGGAAGGCCAAAACACTGGACCCGCAGGACGCAGCGGCATTGTGCAGTTTTCTGCAGGAAAACCACTTTGGGCCAATCGTTGCGCACGCGCCCTATACCATGAACGCCTGTGCGGCAAAGCCGGAGGTGCGGGATTTTGCGTTCCGCGCGATGAAGGACGACCTGAGCCGCATGGAATACCTGCCGGGCAACTACTATAATTTTCACCCCGGCAGCCATGTGGGGCAGGGGGTGGAAACCGGTATTCAAAAAATTACAGGGGTACTCAATACGGTGCTGACACCCGAACAGCACACGACCGTTCTGCTGGAAACCATGGCCGGAAAAGGGACAGAAGTAGGCCGCAGCTTCGAGGAACTGCGTGCCATTTTGGATGGGGTTCAGCTGACGGACAAGGTCGGTGTTTGTCTGGACACTTGCCATGTATATGACGCCGGATATGACATTGTCAATGATTTGGACGGTGTACTGGAAACCTTTGACCGTGTCATTGGTCTGCAGCGGCTGAAAGCAGTTCATTTGAATGACAGCAAGAACCCTTATGCAAGTCATAAGGACCGCCACGAATCAATCGGCAACGGTTCCTTGGGGCTTGCGGCACTGGTGCGTGTGCTAACGCACCCGGCGCTGTGTGGTCTGCCGTTTATTTTGGAAACGCCGCAGGACACAGCAGGGCACGGAAAAGAAATTGCACTGCTGCGGGCAGCAGTGTATGCGAAAAAAGAATAA